One genomic window of Procambarus clarkii isolate CNS0578487 chromosome 43, FALCON_Pclarkii_2.0, whole genome shotgun sequence includes the following:
- the LOC138373676 gene encoding platelet binding protein GspB-like — protein sequence MASNMASNMASNMASNMASNMASNMASNMASNMASNMASNMASNMASNMASNMASNMASNMASNMASNMASNMASNMASNMASNMASNMASNMASNMASNMASNMASNMASNMASNMASNMASNMASNMASNMASNMASNMASNMASNMASNMASNMASNMA from the coding sequence ATGGCGTCCAATATGGCATCCAATATGGCGTCCAATATGGCATCCAATATGGCGTCCAATATGGCATCCAATATGGCATCCAATATGGCGTCCAATATGGCGTCCAATATGGCATCCAATATGGCATCCAATATGGCGTCCAATATGGCGTCCAATATGGCATCCAATATGGCGTCCAATATGGCATCCAATATGGCGTCCAATATGGCATCCAATATGGCGTCCAATATGGCATCCAATATGGCGTCCAATATGGCATCCAATATGGCGTCCAATATGGCGTCCAATATGGCATCCAATATGGCGTCCAATATGGCGTCCAATATGGCGTCCAATATGGCATCCAATATGGCGTCCAATATGGCATCCAATATGGCGTCCAATATGGCATCCAATATGGCATCCAATATGGCGTCCAATATGGCATCCAATATGGCATCCAATATGGCGTCCAATATGGCATCCAATATGGCGTCCAATATGGCGTAA